GAAGAGGATGTAGAGGATGAGGAGGAGAAGAGGATAAATGAGAAGAGGTGTAAGAAGAATGAAAATGTAGGTGAGGAAGCACAATCAAAGATGGAAGAagataaaaggaaaaaatgcGGCTTCATATACTGAAGTTGAAGTCAGAGGTTAGTATAGAGGATGTGCCAGAGTTGATGGAAAAGATGAGGAGAGAATTGATGGAAAAGATACAAGACATGGGGGGGAACGTATAAGAGAGAGATGGAAGAGTTGAGGGAGGAGCATATGAGAGAGATGGTAGAATTGAGGGAAAAGCATATGAAAGATATGGCCGAGGTGAGGGAAGAGCGAAGAGAAGAAACTATAGAACAAGAAAATGCTCAACACCAGGTATATCAAGTTGACGATGACACCGGGGAGCAATTAAAGACTCCCTTGATGGACTGTAAGGTAGATGACTTAAATTGTTAAATATTATCTTTGTTAAAAATAGATGACTTAAAATGTTTTCATTGATTATGCTTTGACAAGATGATACTTCGTATCAACAGATGAATCTGACTAATGCTGATGCTACAAAATCCATAATTGTTCTTTCGATATGTTGAATATTAGTTATGAAATTTTGTATGTTGAATATTAGTTATGTTAAAAATTTATCCCTTAAACTATTTTCGTTGATTATGTTTTGATAGTATGATACCTTAGAGCAACAAATGAATCCGAGTAGTGATGATGCTACAAAATCCATAATTGTTCAAGTACATAATTTACTTATAGGATTTCGACAATTTGTTTGTTGATTCCCTTAAAATGTTTTGGCTAATTTTGTTTCTTTAGGATGGGATTGAATAGTTCCAGGCAAGGGAGAGGTGGAAAGCCCATAGCAGGTGATATTATTGAAGGGGCCCGATAAAGGAAACCTTCACAATATGTACTTTCACCTTTCATTTTTCCACACAAGAGACCTAAGGGCGTGAAAAAGCTCCATGGGAGTATGCTTCTTGGAGTAAAAAAACCCATAATAATGGATTGATCAGCTTAAATATGACAATATTATGTTGTACGAGACTCGAAAAAGTAAAGCCGATGCAAAGACTACCAAAGTTGTGGGAGGGTTCTCATATCTATATCCGGCCTTGAAATGGTTTGAGGCCTTTAAGATGTCTAGCACTTATTGTGATGGAGAGGTAATGCCAATCTCAAATTAGATGTTGTTGTGATTGATTGTATTATCTTATATGTTGTTATGATTGATTGTATTGTTTGCTTGAATCAACACATCGATGCGTTCCTTTGGCTATTGAGGCGTCAGGTTGCCGAATCTAGTTTACACTGGACTAGGATTGATATTCAGTTCATTGGATGGATGCTTAGAAAGAACCCCGATATGGAATATTTTTTAGGAACGATCAACCGTAACAAGGAAGCATATATGAAACCCTAGAAGGAAGTAAATATGGTGTACATACCTTTGCAACGAGATTGTTTCCACGTGATAGGTTGTTCTTTACATAccatttcttcattttcatcatcatcattattattGGGGTTATAATGACtccaaatatattttttatataccGTTTCTTCAGGGTCAAAAAATGGATTCGAGCTAATATCATCTAAGGGTGGATGTAAGGATGAAATCCATGATCTTTTCTTTACCTGACTAATGAGTGTCAACTTCAATAGTGATGTCAAATTCAACGATGGCATCACAACTTGATTGAATAACATTATCTTTCTTCATAACTCATAGTAGTTGTGCATCTATTGTTCTCGGTTCAAATTAAGATATAGTGGGATAACATCGCTTGGATTCATTTGACAATACTCTCAACATCACTTGAATCAATAATCGAAACTACTATTCCAAAAACTTTGTTTGGACCTATATAGTTTGCATGGCCATACATATGTCAAATGTATTGAATCAACTCTCTCTTGCAACATctcaaagttgatttttattgaaagccaAAACAACTTCGATTCACCACCCTCGTATGTCATGCTTTTTCCCTCATTTCCATTGACCGTTCCACATAATCACAAACAAGAAATGATCGATTGAAAAACAAACACATTGTCAAAACAATATTAAAGATAAGCTCAAAAGAGATGTGCTTCGTAGTTTTAACAACTACAAAAGAAATTATACAATTGTGGATTCACAGTCCTTCGCAGCAGTTATGTGAACTGCGAACTCTATTTTCTAATACAATAGCTTCACAGTTTATGATTTTGGGAAGCAAAATCGTAAACTGCGAAGAGATCAGGTAAGAAAACATTCCAAATATCATTCTATAGAGGTgcaaactaacattaaataacatatacaaaagaatttatgtatgtaaaatcaacaaaatactTACATGAAGAGCTTGGATCTTGGATTGATATATGAAATTGAAGGATTGCAAAGGgttagaagaagaaagaaaagaaaagaaaatggttaagttgctatatatatattagtggTATTTTGAGCAAGACTAATTTGAAAGTTACTCATTTTGTAAAAGATGGTGTAATacgtctaaatatataaataaacttTTCAATTAGATCAATTTTGTAATGTATATTGGTGTACATTCATTAATAAAGTTACTTGATTATTTATCCATAATAGTACAGTTtggtatataaaattttataacatCCAAACATTTCATAGAATATAAAACATTTCATTTCTAAATTTACTTTGAATCGCCCAAACGTAGACAATTGATATCTAATTAATAGAAAACACATTAACTATAGGGCTATGCATCGGTataaaaccgaaccaaattaaccgaattactaaaaaaacaattgatttaaatcaaaaaaataaataaactgaTAGTATAATCAACTGattatttttaatcaaattaataaaattttatgataaaAATCTAAATATTATGCATAATAGGAGAAAGCAATCTCAATTAGTCTCTATCTATGAAAGTAAGTAACTGTAAAGGATAgggtatcaaaataggcctaaggtttttggggaagtaccaatttaggctcaacgttcaaaataacaccaatataggcttaacgtttacaatataatatcaatttagacttaacgtttacaatatagcatcactttaggcctcacgtacaaaatatcaccaatataggcttaacgtttacaaaataatacgaatttaagcttaacgttttacaaaatatatccaatttaagttaaacgtcacaattaaattaatcatattatattcttttcatattaactttatatgttatctttttatttagttctattttcttatttattataatacaattaattagttttcttgcccattaaaaccttatatttgtttttcatcaatcatTCCATGACTCCGAAAttccatggctcatgtaatatatgcaaaaataatattgatacatgtcagtgttcgaaatattgtagatattcaattacttttagtttgcatatattacatgaacAATGAAATTTATTAGTCATGGAATCgtttatgaaaaacaaatataagattttaatgagcaagaatactaattaattgtattataataaataagaatatagaactaaataaaaagataacatataaagttaatatggaaaaaatataatatggttaatttaattgtgacgtttagcttaaattggatatattttgtaaaacgttaagcttatattcGTATTATTgggtaaacgttaagcctatattgatgctattttgtacgtgaggcctaaatttatgctatattgtaaacgttaagcctaaattgatattatattgtaaacgttaagcctgctattttgaacgttaaacctaaattccccaaaaactttaagtctattttggtactttatccctaaaaaaactattgatttaaaccaaaaaaataaataaaccgATAGTACACTCAACCAattatttttaatcaaattaataaaattttatgatgaaaatcTAAATATCACGAAAGTGATCTCAATTAGTCTCTATCTATGAAAGTAAGTAACGGTCTGTAACTGTAAACAATGGCATGGTGAATTTGAGCTGTAAACGATGGCATGATGAATTTGAGAGATTAGGGTTTATGGTTCACGTATTTTGGAATTCACCCTATCAAATTAGAAAATGGAGCTGTAAGTAGTGGATAAAAattgggtgttgttaaacccagtcccaaattcccacccctagccccgtgaaaggacgaaaataccctttcatgggttttggggagaaaaaagctattttttttgctctcccgacacgcgggcgtgtgactatcacgcctcaccgtgtggtcgggcgtgatagccccacgtctcaccgtgtggtcgggcgtgtagcgatcacgcccgaccacacggtgaggcgtggggctatcacgtccgaccacacggtgaggcgtgatagtcacacgcccgcgtgtcgggagagcaaaaaaaatagctagttcgctattgaattaaatccgtaaatacctgttacgtaaaaaaaattagtcatttgttgaattaaacccgtaaaaaaattagtccgctattgaatttaACCCATAAATACATGTATCCTCCTcctcgtccatatctagacgacgagcaggtGACGGGACGGATTTCCCCCcgatagtaggccgctccgtctacaaaattatactaaattaatctaaaaatttaacatataaattataatcaaattaatatcaaaatttcatatataaattaaaccccaaattaatgtaaacatttaacaatttaattaaaacgtaaatattttttttaaaaaaaaaacatttcaaaAACCCCTcaggcgtatgaacatcacgcccgaaccacaggccgggcgtgatattcatacgccggaaccgtaggtcgggcgtgatgttcatacgctcgactgcgattccggcgtttttaaaaaatcacccacagattcaatttttaacttaaatcaaaaaaacaaaaacggtaaatcttattattttcgctttcccgttacggttgttgttacactccatgttttggttcacaaattagtccggatttgatcaaagagtgtgtagggtatttgagaggttttgtgttttttcaaattttaggtaaagggtagtttggtctttttacggggctaggggtgggaattcatggctgggtttagtaatccaCTAAAAATTAGGGATATTGGAGAGACAAGAgacaagaagaagaggagaaggAAGTAAATgggaaaagataaataaataagatgGGAAGATGAAGGGACTTTGGGAATTAACAATTTAATATTATCACTCATCATAATAGTGCTATAGGAAGATAAAAAGGTCTTTCCTGTGTTGGGTTTGGGAATTTCTGAGCGGAACTATTTAGGCATTGTTTGGATGGAGGTATCTTAAAGTAAGTGAGGGTAAATGAAGGTAgctaattttgtttgttttgaggtGTAATTGAATGTAATAGTAAGTGAGGGTAGGTGAGGTGAAATTTggcttattttctttacaccccAATGAGTGACAGatttttcttttccaaaattaccctctatattttattttaaaataagacATTGTTTGGATGTAAaagtaaatttatatataacctACCTTACCTTACTTTACTTTACCATCAAACCAAACataattacattattaaatcatcacttaccctACCTTCAATCCAAACACAATAAGTTATTTCATACACTTCACTTACCTTACCTTACATTACCTTACTTTAAAATACCTCCATCCAAACAAAGCCTTAGAGTTTATCCTTGTAGATAGGAAATAGAAATTACAAAATGAcaggtatatgtatattcatATTGGGGGTCTAATTCagtttttaagtaaaattgacAATTCCTAAAAACTAAACTGATTCCAAATAGTAATAAACTCGAACCGAAAAACCAAATTTTAGTACGGTTCAGTTTGGTTCTGCGGTTCTAACCGTATTATACAGAGCCCTAGCATCAACAAAATATTTACATTTTTgtataatgtctaaaattgggTAAAGTCATGTCTcagaaaaaaaagggtaaagtcTGAATTATACtatgttaaaagtaaaatttctCTAAAGTTATTTTATACGTTAAAAAATGGACAACCCAAAAACTGACCAAACCCAGAAAGAGATGGGGGAAAAATGAGAGAGAGACGCAAGCACAGACTAATTGAAGTAGTTCAAGCAAAGACCGAAAGATTCCATCTCTAAACCATCCTCTTCTCCTCTCACTTAATCTTCTACGACATTCGTTAAATTATACTTTATTCtcttaattcttgaattttctACACAGAttagttcattttttatttGGTATGCGATGCGATTCTTCAGGAAGATCGCGGGAATATTTGGATTGGTTAAAGACGACGGTGGCCACGAAGTCAAAGATCAacaggaagaagaagacgacGATCATCCAATTAACTCCaaccaacctcgtttttcgtcCAATTATCAAGAAACTCGCCTTCCCCGTAAAGGCTTCGGAGTTCCTGTTCAGGTCGCCGTCGACCGCCCCCAGCTTGGTCCAATTCTCCTACCCTCTAGTTCCGGCGATGGAGGCGTCCAGGTCCGTGTGTCCCATTGTCTATCTAGACTTCATTTTTTCGCTAACTTTATTCATCGCTTCTTATTCTGAATTCTGCGTATGTTCAGATATAGTATTAAGAAATTCATTATTGGCTGGGTTTAAGGATTTACTGAATTTTAGTGAATCGATTTTAGGGCTCTCCTTCAGTGATAGATTGAGAATCTTCATTTATTCTGTGTGAATAGCTGTCAGTGAATGATATTGTTGTATGATCTAATTAGGTCACTCAAATTGTATTCAAGTGTTCAAGTAAATTCAAAAGGTTGACATAATATAACTAGCCTTTTAGTTTCAGCAATCTGTTCAGATTCAGATCCATGTACTTGCAGGTTTATGGCTTGTGTATTTCTTCCTCCAACTTCTCTGAGATGGGTGATTGGTGCAGTTAAACTATTATTTTCAAGTGCATCGAATGCTTTGCTTTTTGCGACTTTGTATTTTCTGTTTCCTTCTTGCGCCATTAAGCCTATCAATGCTGCCATGTTCATTTTGTGGCGACTATGACATAACATAAATCGTGTGCAAAACTTTAGGCATTTGGTCACTTTATCCATAAGCTTTTAAGCAGGTGGTATTGTGTTCTCTGATTAACAATTCTCGTATGTGATGTCATATactttgtaatttattttgttctgTCTGCATAGCGTGGGGTATATGAAGCTATTGGACTCGGAGAATATATGGTTTGTGCTGCTTAAATTTGAACCATCCGATCAGTACACTGAATGGTATTTTACTTTACCAAGATTTGTGTCTAGACCCATAGTGAAAGGCACACGGCGCTAGGGGGTCCTGAAGCCTAGGCACAAACAGAAGGtgcagaaaatgaaaaaaaaaaaaaattacaaaatccaTTTATCAATATTTGATACTAATGTCACTAATACTCTTTAAGTAGTCAAGGCACAAGTTATAATGAACTAAAAAACACACTTATAACTACACAAACAAGACAAACCCACATAAGAGcagtaaaaataattaaaaacctaacaacaacaacaacaacaacaacaaagccttagtcccgaaatgattcggggtcggctaacatgaaccatcatataaaaccgtgaaaatcaagtcgtgtcagcgacacagattcgctccctccactccgtcctatccactaccatattttcctcaattcccaataaactcatatcactctcgatcaccctcctccaagtttgcttaggtcttcccctacccctcaccactacatccctttgccactcttcggttctcctaaccggcgcatcaagcgctctacgtctcacatggccaaaccaccttagtcggttttctctcattttattctcaatagatgtaacccctacttttgtcctaattatttcattacgcacccggtcctttctcgtgtgaccacacatccatctcaacatacgcaccTAACCATTAATCAAAATACAGAAGAGGCGCGCCTGAGGAGACCCTGCGAAGCCCAGGCGAGGCGCCCAAGGCAAGAGCCTAGCCTAGCCTAGGACTTATTAGGTGCAGGACCTTGAGCCTCGCTGATGGAAACTTGAAATTTTGGGTAAGATTATAGTAACAATAAGATaagaaatgagaagaaaaagATGAATAAACTAGATAGCTTGTATTGATTTAGGAAAAAAGGAAATCAGAACTAGATAGAACACAAGATGCTAACTAGCACCTCCTAGggaactcttctctctctcacgTGGAGCCAAAATAGAATAATAAATCTTCTCGCCTATTACTTATTGGCTATAAGTATTTATACAAGAGGTAAAGAGCTAAAACAAAGCAAATACCATTACTCCTATTGACTATTGACTATTAATTACTTATGTCTATTCACACTCTAACACCTAACTTATGCCACCTGAGATATCTTAGGCTGTGGCCCACTGTTGGTGGCAGTAGCACTTCTCTATCAATACTCCCTCCTTCAGAAAGTCTTGTCCTCAAGACTTGGGTTAAATGTTAGGCTGCAATGTCAACTTCCAATTTATTCGTCATCCATGGAATCATCCAGTAAAAAGAATCTGAAATTTCCAAATTATAGAGAAGTGATACTGTTGTGATCCAATCTGGATAAGGATTGAAAACCATTTCTCCCATGAATTTTTGAAACATGACCAGTATCATTGTAATCTGGACTATTCTTTTCTGCAAAAGTCATTTGACCAGGCCTTTGCATTTGGCTGGTGGTTTCCAGCTCATACCAAACAATTTTGTCATCGGGACTTTGCATTTGGCCATTGGTTTCCAGTTCATACCAAACAATCTCGTCATGTTGTGACGCGAGAGCTCCCCATGGCTGTGGTAATAGATGATCAGTCTGTAAATTGCTTCTAATGAAATCCTTCGTCTAGATAAGTAACAATAGAAGGGAGAGACTTATCTCCTACCAATTCTTTCTTTCCTTGCATATCCGGTGGAGTTTCATGAATTTCGAAATACGTCTCAGCCTTAGAAATTCATCCACGGGAATTAACCGGAGTTCATCGTTGCTGCTCTTTGGTTGTCAGAAGAAGGCTTAGGGTAGGAAGACGTATGGGGGCTGTCGTCTCCAAATTTCTTTCCTAGGTGCTTCACCCAATCCATCATGAAAGCTCTGAACTCATCCTGCTCTGCCTTGACAAACCTTTAAGAGGTCCTTCACACTATTCTGTTGATCATGAACATCATTTTCAAGCCCTGAATTTGTGCCTCATGAGCATCCAAACGGGTTTGGGTACGTGTTTCCATTGGTGGATCAGTTTTTTGCCTTTAGCAGATCCGGCAGGTCGGACCAATGATGGAAACTTGAAATCTAGGGTAAGGTTATAGTAACAGTAAGATAAGAAATGAGACAAAAAAGATGAATAAACTAGATAGCCTGTATTGATTTAGGAAAAAGGGAAATAAGAACTAGATAGAACACAAGATGCTAACCAGCACCTCCTAGGGAACTCTTCCCTCTCTCACCAAGAGCCAAAATAGAATAATAAATCTTCTCCCATATTAGTACCTATTGGCTATAGGTATTTACACAAGAGGTAAAGAGCTAAAGGAAAGCTAATAAAAGCAAATACAATTACTCCTATTGACTGACTATTACACCTAACTTATGCCACCTCACCGTTCCCTGCTGCCCTCTTCCTTCTAGAATAAACCCGAGATATCTTAGGCTTTGGACCCATTGTTGGTGGCAGTAGCACCTCTCTATCACTCGCCTGGAGcgtgcctttaacaactatgcctAGACCTGGACTTTCTGTTTTGTGAAGTTGCAGCACAGGCTCACAGAGTTGGGAGACTCTCTTCTGTGCTTGGTCTTGCAGCTACTAACTTTTAATATTGCCAGCAGTCTTTATCTTTAATTGTTTGACATCTTATGattatatatatgatatatCTGTTGAACTTTGGATTGTTTGAGGTTGTTAATGGAGACATAAACGATAATATGATATCAAGGTGGACTTGGTGTAGGTGACTCCTCGGAGGTTTTGGAGTACTCAAGTCTCAGTTTCAAACTTCTCTCTCCATGTTAACTTGTTTatgaaacttattttttttctctttttattttctgttATAATCTTCTATTTTCTCCATTGCAATATGCTAATCTGTTTGCGACTAATTCACTTAAAAGACAGAAAATAATAGGGAAAGTAGATACCAATCATGAGTGAAGTCAAACCTAATTTATCAGTTCCATTTTCTTTTAGAAGATGCCAATGCATTTATGAATGCAAAGATCAACCATTTGTATATTTAAGGTGTAGGAAATGGGAATAGTGAAGGAAGGGTACAGGCATGTAGGAGAGATTTAATCAATAGCTGCTTCAAGAAATATATTGTAGTTAGGGGAAGATTTACCAACAATATGATCTGCTTCACGTTGCATACTTTAGAGAAGGTTCTACAGGAGACAATGATACAAGTGGTGGACAAGAAGTAGACAAGACTTGCGAGGACCACCACATTGTCTTGGTGGGTTTAGGATCCAATAAGATGTAGGAGATTAGGAAACAGCAGGTAGAATTGAGGAGAGAAAAAAGGTAGGAGAGGAAGAGTATCAAATGATACGTGTTGACTAACCTGCTGCAAGTTATGTACTGTATGGAAGCAATTCGATTTAAAGTGGATGGGACATGAGGAAGAGGCTTGTTATCTTTTTAATTTGAGATTACTTCTTTGGAGAAAAAAGTTGCAGATGAGTGAATGGAGAATGAAAGAAGAATCAAAGTACAATGATGAGTGGAAAAGTCCCAAATGAAATGTACTGAAGGTGCTTATAACACGAAAGAGGAGGTAATTGTAACCCAGAAAAGGTGATTCTAAAGATTTTGTTGGTTAGGGGCAAATATGAATGTGCCAGGTGTTAAAAACCCTCCTTAGAAGTTAAGGAGACTTGTTGTTGTGTTATGTTTTAAGCCCACCGGTTCAAAGTCCTCTCATctcttttaattaaatattcaGTTCCTGATGCTCCAACTTTATTGGGAACGTTTATGCGATGTTGCTTGATCTAAACACCTCTTAGTTATCTGTGCCACAGCTTTAGGCAGCTTGTCCAAGTAATCTTGTCAGAGATTTTATGAATGTTttattgaaagaataaatatgagattttagatttaaaagaagattctatttactttttgcTGATGTTCAATGGGTAAAAAGTATATATGACTACAAAATAGTTAGTGcagatatataaataaaaattcttgATCGATAAAAGGGGGATCGAGCTATCTTCTGGGTAACAATTTCTTGCTTTGCAgatctattttttttctttttacaaaCTTCATTAAAATGAGCAAATTGGATCTCTTATCTTGACAAGGAACGTTTGATTCTTTGGTACTGTATCCTCCATTTTGACAGTATGTTTCGACTTTAGAGAATCCTGTGAATCCTGTGACTTCCATAAAAATCTGTCACTTTCTTGCGTCTAGTTTATTTTTAGTGCCTTGTTTTTTGGCCGCCTTCATTTGGAAGGTTAGGATTCTTCTAAACTCAAGAATTTTGTTTGGTTAAGATCTCAGCTGACCAGTAGTTTGTTGCTGGCTATATTGCACGAAAACTCATCTTCGTTAGCATTTCCGCGTTTCGTGTCCGTTTCCGTTTCTTTTCCGTTTCCATTACTGTTTCCTAGCtaattttcttagaaataacgtttcccggTATCATGTTTCCGTTTCATTTccagtttccgtgcaacataggttgCTGGTCATCTGTGCtctctttgtttctttttctgTCCCCTTTAGTTACCTCTTCATACATTTGTAAGGGGCTTTTACTATATTTGCAAATAGAGTGCCAACAAAGATTTGGGTAGTTGATTGCTTGTGAAATTCAGCTGTTTAATCTGTCAGGTCAGATATGAATTCTTGGTGGTGCTATAGATTTTAGTTACATTCTTATAGTTTTTGGCATGATTTTGATGCCCTAGATTCTTTCTTGTGTTTTAGCTTCTGGATGTTACAAAATGTATAGTCGAAGTTgattttatcttttattaaaCATATGCAAAGGGAAGaattaaataagaaattatttgTAAGAAGATAAATTTTTTCCTCTGTGGTAATTATTTCTTTTCTATCATTAAATTATTTGCATATGATGAAATCTCTGGTTGTAACTTGTTCTCTACATGCCTTGCACTCATCATCTATATTTGCTACTGGCACATTTCAGTAATACTTGGTTTGTCATTACTTTCTGGAGGacagatttatttttatttggcgGCTTTTGATTGTAGTTGCAACTCTCTATACAAACAAATGTATAAATCATTGAAATACTCCGTCTTGTATGAAATTCTTTTCATGAACATGGGGTATCGGAG
The sequence above is drawn from the Euphorbia lathyris chromosome 6, ddEupLath1.1, whole genome shotgun sequence genome and encodes:
- the LOC136232445 gene encoding uncharacterized protein, whose product is MRFFRKIAGIFGLVKDDGGHEVKDQQEEEDDDHPINSNQPRFSSNYQETRLPRKGFGVPVQVAVDRPQLGPILLPSSSGDGGVQGLRWHAKRLKIDEDGDVAEEFLEEVIPETSSPSVDEQHKRYPTFQSKDNIRPAKIKNQVISHDGKIQQSVEYKGRLQWV